GGATTTGTGACTATCCTGATTTCCTGGATGTTAACTGATTGCTGATACCTGATGGTTGAACGCTTACAAGGCAAGATAGTAATAAATAAGAGAATTGGTAAAGAAAAACAATCTTTGGCACTTCAGCCAGAGTTAATATAAACGAAATATTTCGTTTAGCCTCCCAAATTGGGAGCATAAACGAACTTGTTCGGTTATGAATAAGTTATATGAAATTCGGCAACATAAAAAGATTGTGAAGTTAAGGTAATCTATAATGGAGAGAAAAGAAAAGTTGAAATTATATCTGGAAACAACTATTCCTAATTATAAATTTGCTGATGATACTCCAAGAGAAAGAGATATTACCAAACAGTTCCTGCAAAGGGTTACCAGGGGAGATTACAGAGTATTTATATCTGAACTTGTAACAAGGGAGATTGAAAAAACTTCTGATTTAGCCAAGAGAAAAAAATTACTTGATGTTGTCTCGGGGATAGCGGTGCTTCCTATCACTCACGAAAGCAAAGAATTAGGGAAGGCTTATGTCTCTTTAGGCATTATTCCACCACGATATGAACCTGATGGTATACATTTGGCAATAGCAACCCTCAATGAGATGGATGTATTGGTTACTTGGAATATGGAACATTTAGCCAATTCTGAAACGAGGATCAGTGTTAGAGAAGAGAACCTAAAAAGAGGACTAAAGGTGATAGATATAGCAACGCCAGAGGAGGTGATGGCAAGTGGATAGACCTTTGTGGAAATCAGTTGTCTTCGATGATCTCCACCATATCCGAGAGGAATTGACTAAGGAAATGAGTAATATAACCACAAGAGAGGATATGGAGAGGTGGAGAAAGCAAGACATCGAAAGATTAAAAAAAGACGGTTATAAATATGAAAAGATCTCTGAGGGCTATAATGTTCTTCGCCGTATTTGATAAAAACATGTTGCCGAACTTCACATAACACGGTGTTTGTGGTTCGCTACGCTTACCCAAATGCTCGCTTCCGCTCGCACTTCACAAACACCGGAACCGTTGTGCGAAATTCCAGCCAACTAAGGTGAAAGAAAAATATGTCTACTATGTACGACAATCCAAAATATTATGAAATAGCTTTTTCCTTTCGAGATATTCCTGTTGAAGTTGATGTGTTTGAAAAGTGTATCAAGCTTTTTTCTCAGATCCCAGTAAAATCTGTCTTGGAATTAGGATGTGGAAATAGTCCTCATATGGAAGAACTTATCAAAAGGGGATACCAATATACTGGGCTTGACTTAAGCAAAGCCATGCTGGAGTATAGCAGACAAAAAACTTTACGCATTGGTGCAGAGGCAAATCTCATTTATGGAAACATGGTAGATTTTTCTCTTGAAACATTAGTCGATTTTGTATACATTAATCTTGGTTCTTTGTATGTCAAGAATACATCAGAGCTTATGACACATTTTAATTCGGTCTCTGCGATATTGAAGAAAGGCGGTTTATATCTGCTCGACTGGTGCATTCAATTTAGTCCACCATCAGGAAATGGAGAAACTTGGGAGATAGAAAAAGAGGGAATTCGCGTTAAAACTACGGTGAAATCAAAAGTCATAAATCCTGTTGAGCAAACTTTTGAAGAAACCATCGCCCTTGAAATCGATGATCATGGCAAATATCACATTATTACTGGAAAAAATGTTAAAAGAGCTATCTACCCCCAAGAGTTTTTATGCTTGGTGTGTAGTCTCAAAGATTTTGAGTTTGTTG
This DNA window, taken from bacterium, encodes the following:
- a CDS encoding type II toxin-antitoxin system VapC family toxin, translating into MERKEKLKLYLETTIPNYKFADDTPRERDITKQFLQRVTRGDYRVFISELVTREIEKTSDLAKRKKLLDVVSGIAVLPITHESKELGKAYVSLGIIPPRYEPDGIHLAIATLNEMDVLVTWNMEHLANSETRISVREENLKRGLKVIDIATPEEVMASG
- a CDS encoding class I SAM-dependent methyltransferase, which gives rise to MSTMYDNPKYYEIAFSFRDIPVEVDVFEKCIKLFSQIPVKSVLELGCGNSPHMEELIKRGYQYTGLDLSKAMLEYSRQKTLRIGAEANLIYGNMVDFSLETLVDFVYINLGSLYVKNTSELMTHFNSVSAILKKGGLYLLDWCIQFSPPSGNGETWEIEKEGIRVKTTVKSKVINPVEQTFEETIALEIDDHGKYHIITGKNVKRAIYPQEFLCLVCSLKDFEFVGWWNNWDLSQPLEQTSEINRPITLVRRI